The Sphingobacteriales bacterium genomic sequence AGCTAAAATTTTTGTGAATATTCTCAAGGCGATGCTCATTTGTTTTCTTTTTTTTAGGCATATAATTTAAATGTTTTATGGTTAGAGAATAATAATTAGTTATTGTAATACTAAACAACGATGCAAAGATACTACAAATTTTGGTATTTTGCAAACTTTTTGATGATTATTTTTGTTTTTTACTAAAATTTTTTTATTTTTGCCAAAAATTGCAACTAATGGATACCAAGCCTTTTATTTTACACCTCGATTTAGACTCGTTTTTTGTATCGGTAGAGCGGCTGCTAAACCCTAATTTAGTTGGCTTGCCCGTTGCCATTGGCGGAACAAGCAGGCGGGGCGTAGTGGCATCGTGCAGCTACGAGGCGCGGCAATACGGGGTTAGGTCGGCAATGCCCATGTACAAAGCTATGCAAATTTGTAAGCCGTTAGTGGTTGTAAAATCAACTCCGGGGGTTTACAGCCTTTATTCAAAAAAAGTAACCGATATTATAGCTCAAACAATACCTAATTTTCAAAAAGCTTCTATAGATGAATTTTATGCCGACTTAACCGGATTTGAACGCTATTTTGGGGCTTATAAAATTGCCACCGCCCTGCGGCAGCGCATTATAGCCGAAACAAACTTGCCTATATCTTTTGGCTTAGCCGCCAATAAAGTAGTGGCAAAAATAGCTACCGGGCGGGCCAAACCCAATGGCCAATTGTTTGTACCCCATGGCCATGAGCGCAGTTTTTTAGCTCCGCTGCCTATTAGTAAAATACCTATGCTGGGGCCTAAAACAGCCATTTTGCTGCAGCAGCACCATTTTTTTACTATTGATAATTTACAACAAAGCACCGAACAACAATTACAGCACATTTTGGGCTTACAACACGGAAGTTTAATTTGGAACAGGGCCAACGGCTTGGGCAGCACACGCCTTGCCGCCGACGACGAAGACAGCGAAGATGGCACTAACAGCTATGTTGCCAAATCTATATCGAACGAGCGAACGTTTATGGAAAATATTGCCAACGAACAACAACTTAGAGTTTATTTAATCCGGATGGTTGAAAAATTGGCTTTTAAACTTCGCCGGATGGAAAAACTAGCCGGCTGTATCGCCTTAAAATTCCGGCATCCGGATTTTACCACCTATGGCCGCCAAATAAGTATCAAACCAACCGATGCCGACTCAAACCTTATAAAAAACACTTTAGCTTTGTTCGGCAAAACTTATCAGCCTAATATGCCATTGCGCTTAATAGGTGTTCGGTTTAGCTCATTACAAAGCCGGCAGCAACAACTTACCATTTTTGAGGCCGACCAACACCTAAAACACCAATATTTATATACCGCCTTAGATAAAATACGGCAAAAACACGGCTTAGGTAGTATTGGGTTGGCTATATGTAAAGACTAAAAAAGTGGAGCTTAAAAAATCCGAAAGTTAAAGTGGCACCTTAAACTAAATAGTATTATTTATCGTTGTAGCTTTGTCTTTTATAAGCACCGCTTCCTTAATTATTTGTATGCAAACAAGCCCGCAGTATCCTGCACCTTTTATTATTTTGTTCGATGGGGTTTGTAATCTTTGTACTACCTCGGTTCAACAAGTTATTAAACACGACCCAAAGGAAAAATTTAAGTTTGCCGCACTACAATCAAAATTTGGGCAGCAATTTTTAGCGCAGCATCAATTGCCAACCCAAGCCTTTAACACATTTCTACTAATTGAACAAAACCAGCTCTATACCCGCTCAACGGCTGCTTTGCGCGTAGCACGGCATTTAAGCGGCTTATGGCCTTTATTATATATATTTATTTTAGTTCCGCCGTTTATACGCAATGCCGTTTATAATTTTATTGCCAAGAACAGACATAAATGGTTTGGCCAAAAAAATCAATGCTGGATGCCCACCCCAAAACTACAAGAACGTTTTTTGCCCAACTAATTAACACAAACCACCATAATAACATTATTTTTGCCCGCTCATTATGATTGTTAGTGGATTTACCTTTGTACGCAATGCCGTTTTATACGACTACCCCGTTGTAGAAAGCATTACCTCTATGCTGCCACTATGCGACGAAGTAGTGGTTTGCTTAGGCAACAGTACCGATACTACCGAAGCATTGGTGCGCAGTATCGACTCGCCAAAAATTAAAATCATCAACTCTGTTTGGGATGAAAGCCTGCGCAAAGGAGGGCGCGTATTGGCCATCGAAACAAATAAAGCCCTGCAAGCCATACGCCCCGATGCCGACTGGGCTTTGTACCTGCAAGCCGACGAAGTGCTGCACGAGCAATTTTTACCCCACCTAACCAACTCTATGCAAACACACCTCAACAACAAAAAAGTAGAAGGTTTGCTGTTTGACTATTTACATTTTTACGGCAGCTACCATTACATAGGCACATCGCGACGATGGTATAGGCACGAGGTGCGTGTAGTGCGCAACTTAAAGGGCGTTAGTTCGTGGGGCGATGCGCAGGGTTTCCGGATAAATGGCAAAAAATTGCAAGTAAAGCCCGCAAATGCAAGCATTTACCACTACGGATGGGTTAAACACCCGCAGCAACAGCAATTAAAACAACAAACTTTTAACAAATTGTGGCATTCAGACGAGTGGGTACAACAACACGTAGCCAACACCCCTAATTACAACTATCACCAAATTGACAGTTTGGCAAAATTTACCCAAACACACCCCTTGGCGATGCAAAAAAGAGTAGCAGCACAAAATTGGCAGTTTAATTTTGATACCACCCAACAACGCCTTTCCATAAAAAACAAAATACTGCTTTGGATAGAAAATAAAACCGGATGGCGCCCCTTCGAATACAAAAACTACACCTTAGTTTAATGAAACCAAAAGCTAACGAAGCAACAAAAAAAGTAAGTGGCCGGAGTAAAGAAACCCCGACCACTTAAAACCATTCCGGATATTTTTAAACGTATGGTTCTGAATGTTTTTATAACTCAAGCCATTAAAATATTTGAAACTGTATTTTACTACTTAACGGCTGTGTTTTATAAACTAACGGCGTGGCGGGCGGCGGTCGTTATGGCCACCTCTATTGTCGCGGTTGCGGTCGCGGTCGCGGTCGCGGTTATGGCCACCTCCATTATGCGGTGGGCGTTCTTTTTCTTCGTAGCCATCCGGACGGGGTAATAACGCCTTGCGCGACAGTCTAAATTTACCCGACCTTTGGTCAACCTCCAACAATTTTACCTGAATGGTGTCGCCAATATTAAGCACATCTTCAATTTTATCTATGCGCTTATAATCGTATTCTGATATATGTAACAAGCCTTGTTTTCCGGGTAAAAATTCAACAAAAGCGCCAAACGTTTCTAAGCCTTTTACTACGCCCTCGTAAATAGCACCTTCTTCGGGTGCGGTGGCAATACCTTGAACCCAGCGGGTTGCAGCACTTAGGGCTTCTAAATTTGACGAAAATACGGTAACTCTTGCGCGACCCTCGCCTTCAATTTCTTCAATACTAACTTGGGCACCCGTTTCGCGCTGTATTTTTTGAATGACCTCGCCACCTTTGCCAATAACTGCACCAATAAACTCCGATGCAATATAAAATGCTTCAATACGCGGGGCATGTGGTTTGTAGTCTTCGCGGGGCTGCGCAATCACTTCATCCATGTGTTTTAAAATATGCAGGCGACCATTGCGGGCTTGTAGCAAAGCTTGGGTTAAAACCTCGTAGGGCAAACCATCAATTTTTAAATCCATTTGCACGCCGCAAATACCCTTGGCTGTTCCGGTAACTTTAAAGTCCATATCGCCTAAGTGGTCTTCATCGCCTAATATGTCCGATAAAATTGCAAACCGTTCGCCATCGGTAATTAAACCCATGGCAATACCCGACACACTGGCTTTAACTTTAATACCTGCATCCATTAGTGCCAACGAGCCAGCGCAAACGGTAGCCATTGACGACGAGCCGTTCGACTCTAAAATGTCTGAAACAACCCTAACGGTATAGGGTTTTCGTCTTCGGTGGGCAGCACCTGTTTTAGCGAGCGCAAGGCCAAATTGCCATGCCCCACCTCGCGGCGGCCAACACCACGGATAGGTTTTGCCTCTCCGGTTGAAAACGGCGGAAAATTATAGTGCAATAAAAATTTGCTGTACGATAAGCCTTCGGCGCGGTCAATCAATTGTTCATCATCTTTGGTGCCAAGGGTTACGGTTGTTATAGATTGGGTTTCTCCGCGGCAAAATAAAGACGAGCCGTGTGGAGACGGAAGCCAATCAATTTCCATGTGGAGGGGCCTAATATCGGTGGTGGTACGGCCATCTAACCGGATGCCGTCTGTTAAAACTACGTCCCGTATAACTTGCTTTTCAACCTTGTAAAAACACTCTTTGACGGCTTTAAGCAAATCTGCATCTGGTTCTTCGCCAAGTGAAGCTTTGTGCTCGTCTTGAATGGTTTTTAGGGCTGCTTTGCGGTCTTGCTTAGACATGGCCGACTTTGCAATCGTCCGGATGCGTTCGGCAGCAAAGGTTTCAACTGTCTGATAAAGTTCCGAATTGTCTTCGGGGGCAGGTACTTCGCGTTTGGGTTTGCCAATTTCGGCAGCCATTTCGCTTTGTAGTTGGCACATGCGCTTAATTACTTCATGTCCGGCCTGAATAGCGGCAACTAAATCTTCTTCGCTACATTCTTGGGCCTCGCCCTCTACCATCATAATATCTTTTTCGGTTGCGGCCAGCATAATATCCAAGTCGGCATTAGCCATTTGGCTGCGGCTTGGGTTAACTACAAACTGGCCGTCAATACGGGCTACGCGCACCTCGCCAATTGGTCCTAAAAAAGGAATATCCGACAGGGTAAGGGCTGCCGAGGCGGCAAATCCGGCCAAAGCATCGGTTAGTACCTCCTCATCGAACGAAATAAGATAAATTAATATTTGGGTTTCGTTTAGGAAATTATCCGGAAAAAGGGGGCGAATGGGGCGGTCAACCAAGCGGCTAATTAAAATTTCGTAATCAGACAACCGTCCTTCGCGTCTTAAAAATCCACCCGGAATGCGGCCATTGGCTGCAAATTTTTCTTGGTAATCAACCGAAAGTGGAAAAAAAGAAGCCGTGGGTGATGCTTCGGGGTTCGAAACGGCTGTTGCTAATATTACTGCTTTGCCCATGCGCACTACAACTGCGCCATTGGCTTGCCGGGCTAATTTGCCGGTTTCGATAGTTAAGGTGCGACCATCTCCAAAATCGAAGGTTCGCGTGTGAGCTTGCCAACTCATAATAAATACTTAATTGTTAAGGTTTGTTTTAACTGCCCACGCGGACAGCCGTGTGTATAATAAATAATGACTATGTAATTTTATATTTAATTGCTCCGGAAAAAAACGGATGCTTATTTTAGTGCTAAAATATAAAAAGACTTAACCCAAAAGTTACGGCCAAGTCTTTTCGAGTAACAAAAATTTATAAGTTTTATAAACTGGGGGCTATTGTTTATTAATATACGCAAACAACAAAATTCGGTTTTATTAATTCGATGAATTTACAAATACAAAACAAAGTAAAATCTAAAAATATGGCAATAAAAAAATGCCTCCTGATAGATTTAATTTTTTTGAAGTGCAAAGATACCCAAAAACTAAACATAATTTTGTTAATATAGTCAAATATTCCGGAAAATATTTTTTAAACATTTAAAGTCAAAACAAACTGTTTTTGAACTTATCTTTTTAACTGTGGGAAATAATTTGTTTATACCATCAAAATAAAACTTAGATTTGCCTTAATTTTACGCTTTAAAAAATTATTAAACTACAATGAGTCTTATGAAAAAGCGGTTTTTTATTGTTTTTGCTTCCCTGTTTGCTGTTGCTTTTGCCTTATATACCCAGCCAGTTTTGGCCCAAAGCAAAACAAAACCAAAAAGTACCCCAACCTCGTCTGAGGAACGCGACACGCCCTACAACAGTAATGACGGCGATGCCCCCAACCGCAAAGGCCGTTTTACTTTTGGGGGCGATATAGGATTTAATTTTTACAACAATAATATTTACCTGCGCTTAGCTCCGCTTATTGGCTATTATTTTAGCAATAAATATGAGGCGGGCTTAGGCCCAAGTTTTGAATATTACAAACAAACCGGAAGTTCGTTTAATGCTTTTGGTGGCCGCGTTTACAATAGGTTATACCCCATTGACCGTATTAATTTGTTTTTACACGGCGAGTACAATATAATGAGCTATAAAAACTCGCTGCAAGATGGTCGCGAAATTGTAATGCGCTTACCCGTTGGTGCTGGCTACCAGCAAAGTTTAGGAGGTAAGGCATCGGCCAATTTAACTGTTTTGTACGATTTGTTATACCAAAAATACAAAGACAAAGGGTATAACTATGGTTATTTAAATGGTTTTCCGGGTTTAATTATACAAGGCGGAGTTAATATTGGTTTATAAAGTTTGTACCATCAGTATTAGTCCAAAAACTGATTAAAATGTGCAATTTCGGCCTCAAAATTAAGTGCCGGATATTGTGTTTGTAAAATAGCTATTTTTTTTAATTGTTGTTGGCAAAATATTTGGTGGGCATTACTTTTGGCAGTGCGTGGCCGGTGTTGGGCTGCGGTTGTTATGGCTTCTACAGCCTGCATAATAGGGGTGCATTGGGCTACATTAAAACAGGCTGTGTAAAATTGTTGCCAAATGTATTGAATGGCTGTTTCGGAGGGGTGCAACATATCGGAAGCATAAAAACGATAGTCGCGCAAATCGTCCATCATTATTTCGTAGGCCGGGAAATAAACAGCCGTCTCGCGGTTTGTTGTAGTATTAATTTGTTGGCAAAGCTTATGGGCGGCAGCAATTAAAAGGGCTTTACTATGGGCATTTATTACCGCACCATGCCGCCAATGCCGAACGGGGCTAACGGTAAGTACTATCTTCAAACTTGGGTTGGCTTGCAGCCAGTTTTGTAGGCTTGTTTGCAAGGCAGCCACCATTTCGTCTATATTGCTTAATTGGGTATTAAACGTTTCGTGGGGTGCTTTATGGCAGTTGCCTACTATTTGATTGGTTTGTTTATGTTGCCAGGCAAAGGCCGTACCAAGGGTAATTATTAAAGCACTGGCTTGGTTTATGGCTTGATGCCCTTGCGTAATAGCCTTGTTTATTTGCTGCAAACAAATTTGTTGGTCGCTATGCGAAAAACAACCATGATGCGCCCAGCTTGCCCATTGTTCATTAGTATTTACAAATAAATCGGCGGGGGTAAACAAAGTGGGCTTTAACAGAACTTGTAAAGCATTAGC encodes the following:
- a CDS encoding glycosyltransferase family 2 protein yields the protein MIVSGFTFVRNAVLYDYPVVESITSMLPLCDEVVVCLGNSTDTTEALVRSIDSPKIKIINSVWDESLRKGGRVLAIETNKALQAIRPDADWALYLQADEVLHEQFLPHLTNSMQTHLNNKKVEGLLFDYLHFYGSYHYIGTSRRWYRHEVRVVRNLKGVSSWGDAQGFRINGKKLQVKPANASIYHYGWVKHPQQQQLKQQTFNKLWHSDEWVQQHVANTPNYNYHQIDSLAKFTQTHPLAMQKRVAAQNWQFNFDTTQQRLSIKNKILLWIENKTGWRPFEYKNYTLV
- a CDS encoding GSCFA domain-containing protein, whose product is MSNFRTEITCSFPQLNFNYHTPLVFLGSCFAQNISAITAQNKLPSYTNPFGILYHPIAIANALQVLLKPTLFTPADLFVNTNEQWASWAHHGCFSHSDQQICLQQINKAITQGHQAINQASALIITLGTAFAWQHKQTNQIVGNCHKAPHETFNTQLSNIDEMVAALQTSLQNWLQANPSLKIVLTVSPVRHWRHGAVINAHSKALLIAAAHKLCQQINTTTNRETAVYFPAYEIMMDDLRDYRFYASDMLHPSETAIQYIWQQFYTACFNVAQCTPIMQAVEAITTAAQHRPRTAKSNAHQIFCQQQLKKIAILQTQYPALNFEAEIAHFNQFLD
- a CDS encoding DNA polymerase IV, which produces MDTKPFILHLDLDSFFVSVERLLNPNLVGLPVAIGGTSRRGVVASCSYEARQYGVRSAMPMYKAMQICKPLVVVKSTPGVYSLYSKKVTDIIAQTIPNFQKASIDEFYADLTGFERYFGAYKIATALRQRIIAETNLPISFGLAANKVVAKIATGRAKPNGQLFVPHGHERSFLAPLPISKIPMLGPKTAILLQQHHFFTIDNLQQSTEQQLQHILGLQHGSLIWNRANGLGSTRLAADDEDSEDGTNSYVAKSISNERTFMENIANEQQLRVYLIRMVEKLAFKLRRMEKLAGCIALKFRHPDFTTYGRQISIKPTDADSNLIKNTLALFGKTYQPNMPLRLIGVRFSSLQSRQQQLTIFEADQHLKHQYLYTALDKIRQKHGLGSIGLAICKD
- a CDS encoding thiol-disulfide oxidoreductase DCC family protein, which translates into the protein MQTSPQYPAPFIILFDGVCNLCTTSVQQVIKHDPKEKFKFAALQSKFGQQFLAQHQLPTQAFNTFLLIEQNQLYTRSTAALRVARHLSGLWPLLYIFILVPPFIRNAVYNFIAKNRHKWFGQKNQCWMPTPKLQERFLPN